In Deltaproteobacteria bacterium, a genomic segment contains:
- a CDS encoding potassium transporter TrkG: protein MFIGGCAGSTGGAIKCVRIYILLKQGFQELRKLIHPRAVLPVKLGGKVISPDTLSGIWGLFFLYLLIFSMASLALSMLGSDILTSISAVATTLGNVGPGLGTVGPTENFAHLSVAAKWILTFCMLLGRLEIYTLLVLLIPEFWKK, encoded by the coding sequence AATGTTCATCGGCGGCTGTGCCGGATCTACTGGTGGCGCGATTAAGTGCGTGCGCATCTATATTCTGCTGAAGCAGGGGTTCCAAGAACTCCGTAAGCTCATCCATCCTCGCGCTGTGCTTCCGGTCAAGCTGGGAGGAAAAGTCATTTCGCCGGACACGCTGAGCGGCATCTGGGGCCTCTTTTTCCTATATCTCCTCATCTTTTCCATGGCATCCTTGGCCCTTTCCATGCTGGGATCAGATATCCTAACCTCGATTTCTGCAGTGGCTACTACGCTCGGCAACGTAGGCCCGGGCCTGGGAACTGTGGGCCCTACGGAAAACTTTGCCCACCTCTCCGTGGCTGCCAAATGGATCTTAACTTTCTGCATGCTCTTGGGGCGCCTGGAAATTTACACCCTTCTGGTCCTCCTGATCCCGGAATTTTGGAAAAAATGA